The Apibacter raozihei DNA segment AACGGGAAGCGATACTTCTTCGAATATTTTATTCGGAAAGCTACAAGCTACTGTTGCAGATAGAATCGGTGCCGATAAAGGATGGCTGGCAGCGGCCAACACAGCCGGAGCAACAGGAGGAAAGATTATTTCACCTCAAAGTATCGCTGTAGCCACCACAGCCTGCGGGCAACAGGGGCAGGAAGGTATCATTATGAAAAAAGCCATTATTTATGCTTTAATCTACATTGTAGTAGCCGGCATCATTGTTTATCTGGGAAAATAAATTACAAATTAATAAAATGAAAATAGGATTATTTATTCCGTGTTATGTTAATACCGTTTATCCTGAAGTGGCTATAGCTAGTTATAAATTACTCACTCACTTTGGTTTAGACGTGGATTATCCTGTAGATCAGACCTGCTGTGGTCAACCCATGGCTAATGCTGGTTTTGAAAATAAAGCGCTTCCTTTAGCTAACCGCTTTAATTCAATGTTTGAGACTTTTGATTATGTCGTTGCTCCTTCGGGAAGTTGTGTGGGTTTTGTTAAAGATTCTTACCCAAAAATTCTGGAAAAAGAAGGTTGCCTGAGTGAAGTGAGCAGCAAAGTATACGATATTTGTGAATTTCTGCACGATATACTTAAAATCAATAAATTACCGGGTCGTTTTCAACATAAAGTAAGCTTACATAACAGCTGCCACGGACTAAGAGAATTAAAACTTGGCTCGGCCAGTGAGCTAAACATTCCTTCTTTTTCTAAAGTAAAAGACTTGCTTGGATTAATTGAAGGAGTAGAAGTAGTTGAACCGGCAAAAATTGATGAATGCTGTGGGTTTGGTGGAATGTTTTCCATAGAGGAACCGGCTGTATCTATCTGTATGGGACAAGATAAGATTAAAAATCATATAAACACCGGTGCCGAATTCATTACTGGTCCGGACAGTTCTTGTCTTATGCATATGGGAGGGATTATAGAAAAACAAAACCTTCCGATTAAAACCATTCATGTAGTTCAAATTTTATCCGCAGGATTATGAGTACTCAACATTCTATAGCAGCTGAAAAATTTCAGGAAGATAAAAAACAGGCTTCCTGGCATAATGAAACCTTGTGGTTTGTAAGAGAGAAAAGAGATCGTATGTCTAAAAGTTTACCGGAATGGGAAGAGCTTCGTACAATTGCCGAGAAAATAAAGCTCCATAGTGTAAGCAATCTAGACATTTATCTCGAGGAATTTTCTAAAAATGCTGAAGCCAATGGCGTGATTGTCCATTGGGCAAAGGATGCAAAAGAACATAATGATATTGTCTATGATATTTTAAGCAAACACAAGGTTAAAAAATTAGTAAAGAGTAAATCTATGCTTACAGAAGAGTGCCATTTAAATCCATATCTTATTGATAAAGGCATTGATGTTATTGAAAGCGACCTGGGCGAAAGAATACTCCAACTTAATCATACTGCACCCTCACATATTGTTATGCCTGCCATTCATATGACCCGGCAGGAAGTGGGTGAGTTATTTGAAGAAAAACTGCATACTGAAAAAGGAAATAGTGACCCTACCTATCTTACGCGGGCAGCAAGAGCTTCTCTAAGGAATGATTTTCTTACAGCTGATGCAGGAATGACGGGGGTAAACTTTGCTGTGGCTTCTACCGGTGAAATCGTTGTTTGCACTAATGAGGGTAATGCGGATATGGGGACTTCACTTCCCGATCTGCATATTGCCGTTATGGGCATGGAAAAGGTCATTCCTGATCATGAAGCTTTAAGCGTTTACACCCGATTACTCGCTCGTTCTGCAACCGGACAACCGGTTACTACGTATACTTCTCATTTTAAAAAACCAAAAAAAGGTGGAGAAATGCATGTAATTATTGTTGACAATGGAAGAAGTGAAATTTTAACAAATAATGAGCATATAAAGTCTTTAAACTGTATCCGTTGTGGTGCTTGCATGAATACCTGCCCTGTATACCGTAGAAGCGGTGGATACTCTTACACCTATTTTATTCCGGGTCCTATAGGAATTAATCTAGGTATGCTAAAAGATCCTCATAAATATACGGATAATGTTTCTGCCTGTTCGCTGTGTTATTCCTGTAATAATGTTTGTCCTGTAAAAATTGACCTTGCCGATCAAATTTATGAATGGAGGCAGAATCTTGATTCTTTGGGTGCTGCCAGTTCTTCAAAAAAAATGATTTCTTTGGGGATGCAATTTTTATTTACCCATCCGACCTTGTTTAATACGAGTTTAAAATTTACGTCTTTAATTAATTGGGTTCCCCGATCGATGGCGTTTGGCTTAAAAGAATGGGAAGAGGGACGCAGTTTACCCAAATTTGCTAAGGAAAGTTTTACAAGTATGTGGAAAAAAGGTAAAATTAAAACTATAAAAAAAGATGAGCAGTAAGGAATATATACTTCAGAATATTAAAAGAAATATTAAGACACGACTGGACAAACCTAAAATGGATGTTCTGGGTATTCAGTTTGATCATTTACTTTCACAATTTGTTGATATTTGTAAAGCTGTGGGTGGAGATGCCAGAATTCTTGAAAAACAGGAAGATGTAAATATATTAATTAAAGAATTGTATTCGCAAGCTCAATCTATAGGTTCAAACCTGCCTGAAATTACAATCAGCACTTTTAATCCGGATGATTTGGATGATCCTCATCTACTTAACGGAACGGATTTAGCTATTATTAAGGGAGAGGTTGGAGTTGCAGAAAACGG contains these protein-coding regions:
- a CDS encoding (Fe-S)-binding protein; the encoded protein is MKIGLFIPCYVNTVYPEVAIASYKLLTHFGLDVDYPVDQTCCGQPMANAGFENKALPLANRFNSMFETFDYVVAPSGSCVGFVKDSYPKILEKEGCLSEVSSKVYDICEFLHDILKINKLPGRFQHKVSLHNSCHGLRELKLGSASELNIPSFSKVKDLLGLIEGVEVVEPAKIDECCGFGGMFSIEEPAVSICMGQDKIKNHINTGAEFITGPDSSCLMHMGGIIEKQNLPIKTIHVVQILSAGL
- a CDS encoding lactate utilization protein B encodes the protein MMSTQHSIAAEKFQEDKKQASWHNETLWFVREKRDRMSKSLPEWEELRTIAEKIKLHSVSNLDIYLEEFSKNAEANGVIVHWAKDAKEHNDIVYDILSKHKVKKLVKSKSMLTEECHLNPYLIDKGIDVIESDLGERILQLNHTAPSHIVMPAIHMTRQEVGELFEEKLHTEKGNSDPTYLTRAARASLRNDFLTADAGMTGVNFAVASTGEIVVCTNEGNADMGTSLPDLHIAVMGMEKVIPDHEALSVYTRLLARSATGQPVTTYTSHFKKPKKGGEMHVIIVDNGRSEILTNNEHIKSLNCIRCGACMNTCPVYRRSGGYSYTYFIPGPIGINLGMLKDPHKYTDNVSACSLCYSCNNVCPVKIDLADQIYEWRQNLDSLGAASSSKKMISLGMQFLFTHPTLFNTSLKFTSLINWVPRSMAFGLKEWEEGRSLPKFAKESFTSMWKKGKIKTIKKDEQ
- a CDS encoding LutC/YkgG family protein; its protein translation is MSSKEYILQNIKRNIKTRLDKPKMDVLGIQFDHLLSQFVDICKAVGGDARILEKQEDVNILIKELYSQAQSIGSNLPEITISTFNPDDLDDPHLLNGTDLAIIKGEVGVAENGCIWIPQNVVHKALYFISEYLVIILDRTKLVNNMHEAYRTIESNDSGFGIFISGPSKTADIEQALVVGAHGPKGLTVILT